The nucleotide window CTTCGTATCCGCCAATGTTATCTGTCAAGGCTGTACTTGGCAAGGGGATTCTGGCCAAACAATGACCGGCAACGAGCTGTGGGCTACCGAGAGAGCGCTGAACAGCGACCAGCAAAGATGTCGGGTTTATTCGCGTCTCGCTACGCTCGACGTTCATGAACCCGACCTACGATCCTGCCCCGGTCAAGCCGGGGCATGACGAATTCAGGGTTTTCCTCCGATCGCCGGAAGTTACGGCTCCGGGGAGACGCCCCAGTGTAGTTTGCGGCGGAGGAGTTTGTAAAACGAGTTCTCCGGGAAGACCACGAACCGGGCGTTGAAATCAGCGCGCTCTACCGTGACTTTCTCACCCTCGCGTACGTCGATGTTGACCTGGCCGTCCAGGGTCAACTGGGCCTTGCGCCCCGGGGTGGTAATCGACATCTCGAGCTGATCTCGGCCGCATAGAATCATCGGGCGCGTGGTCAGCGAGAACGCGGCGATCGGCGACGCAATCATCGCGTCCATGTTGGGGCATACAATCGGCCCACCCACCGCCAGGTTGTAAGCGGTGGAACCGGTGGGTGTGGCGATGATGAGTCCGTCTGCCATATACGAGACTACATCCTCGTCGTTGATCCTCAGATTGATATCCAAAACGCGGGTGGTGCCGCCGTGATCGAGCACGATATCGTTCAGCGCGTATGGCATTGCCAGGGGAGGACGTCCCGCTATACCAGCCTTGAGGAGTATTCTCTCCTCAATTTTGAATCTCCCGGCCACGATATCGTTAAGCGCCGCCACCAACTCGCCGGGGGTCTGCTGCGTGAGAAAGCCGAGCGAGCCAAGGTTAATGCCAAGGATAGGTGTCCCTAACGAACCTACCGACCGCGCCGTGGCCAGAATGGTTCCGTCGCCCCCCATTGCCACAATTACATCGACCAGGTCGGGAAGTTCGCTCGCAGGAGCGAAATGGGGATAGTCGGCTGCCGACTGGCGCAATTCCTCCGACAGCGTCAAGTGCTCATGATGCTCGTGAGACCAGCGGATAAAACTGTCGATCGCCTCGGCGGCGCCGGGGCGTTTCAGGTTTGCGACAAGGCCAAACTGCATGGGAGCAGAATCACTCCATATCGGTGCCGGTCATACCGACCGGGCGGCTCTCGGATTTGGCTTTGGATTCGCCGCGACGGAGGACAAAGCGTCGGAACAGGCCGCCGTTGACATTCGCAACGGCCGCTTTCTGGGGCGCCGACGCCAGTTCCTCAACCAGGTCCGCGATGCTCCCTGCGTCCAGACCGACTTCCTTGAGCAGCTCGGCGCGAGAACCCTGAGTGACAAACCGGTCCGGCAAGCCGAGCGCTCGAAACCGCCCGGCGAATTGTTGCGTCAGCAAGTACTCCGCAACCGCCTGGCCGAACCCCCCGCGCACCGAGCCCTCTTCCGCAGTGATTACGACACGCGCGTTCGCCGCTACCTGCTGAAGCATGTCGCTGTCCAGTGGTTTGACAAAACGCGCGTTCACCACCGACACTCGTATGCCGCGACCGGTGAGCGCCTCCGCCGCCTTGAGAGATTCTCTGACCATCGTACCGACCGCAAGTATGACAACGTCGCTCGGCTCACTCAACCACTCCCAGGCGACCCAGTGAATTTCGGCCACGGGGTCGGAGAGAGGTGTCGGAACCGAATCTCTTG belongs to Candidatus Zixiibacteriota bacterium and includes:
- a CDS encoding NAD(+)/NADH kinase translates to MQFGLVANLKRPGAAEAIDSFIRWSHEHHEHLTLSEELRQSAADYPHFAPASELPDLVDVIVAMGGDGTILATARSVGSLGTPILGINLGSLGFLTQQTPGELVAALNDIVAGRFKIEERILLKAGIAGRPPLAMPYALNDIVLDHGGTTRVLDINLRINDEDVVSYMADGLIIATPTGSTAYNLAVGGPIVCPNMDAMIASPIAAFSLTTRPMILCGRDQLEMSITTPGRKAQLTLDGQVNIDVREGEKVTVERADFNARFVVFPENSFYKLLRRKLHWGVSPEP